From the genome of Brevundimonas sp. NIBR11:
AAGCCATGAAACGATTGATTGCGTTTGGATGCAGCGCGGGCCTGGTGTTGTTGGCCGGAGGCGCGGCTGCGCAGACCGCAGATATCGGGCTTGCCATGACCGATGGCGTGACGTCGGTCACGGCCGGCGGCGCGACCACCTATACGATTGTGATGACGAACGACGGTCCGGACGCCGCGAGCGGCGTGGCCTTCGTCGACACCCTGCCCGCCAGGCTGACGTTCACATCCCTCGTCACACCTGGCGGCTGGACCTGCACAACGCCTGCCGTCGGCGCCTCGGGCCAGGTACAATGCTCGTCCGGCACGGTCGCCGTCGGGACGAACTCGAACTTCGCGCTGACCGTCGGTGTCGATGCCGCCGCTCCGGGCGGCTCCACCGTGTCGAACACGGTCGCGTTTACCGCCAGCGACGCTTTCGATCCGAATGCGAGCAATAATTCGGCGACGGACATCGACACGGTGATCGCCGTTCCACCCCCGGCGCCGGTCCCGACGATGACCGAGTGGGCGATGATCCTTTTGACCGGCGTGCTCGCGATCAGCGGCCTGTCGATGGCCAGCCGGCGGCGCGTTCAGCCGGCGCGCTGACGACGGCTGCTGCAGTCCCGGAAAGCAAAAGGCCCGGTCTCGCGACCGGGCCTTACTCGTTTCGGGATGGTGCCGCCGGGGGGAATCGAACCCACGACCTCAGCCTTACCAAGGATGCGCTCTACCACTGAGCTACGGCGGCCCGTTCCGAGGAAGCGGCCGTATAGCCACTCAACTGCCGGGGGGGAAGCCCGTTTTTCCTTGCTCCGAAACTTTTCCCGGGGCTGACTGATTGCATGACCGAACCGATCGACGTTCCGCCGTCCAAACCCCCGGAAGGGACCCCGGCTGCCGCGCCGAACGAGGTGCAGCGCGCCAGGGCCGAACGGGCGACGCGGCTGGCCAAGGCGCTGCGGGACAATCTGCGGCGGCGCAAGGCGGTCCAGCCGAAGCCTGTGAAGGCGGAGAATTAGAATCGCTCTTTCTGTCCCTGGAGGGGAGAGAGGCGTTCGTCATCGAAGTTGAGCGACCTCGGCCCTTTCGCAACACCCGCCGCCCGCGCTAGAGAACCGGATCGCCGGGACGGTCGCTCCTTGCGGCTTCAAGGACGACATGGACAGCATCACGGTTCACGGCAACGGCCCGCTTCACGGCTCGATTCCGGTCAGCGGGGCCAAGAACTCGGCCATCAAGCTGATGGCGGCCTCGATCCTGACCGATCAAACGCTGCTGCTGACCAATATGCCGCGTCTGGCGGACACCAAATTCCTCGGCCGGCTGCTGCAACAGTTCGGCATCGCCGTGGACGAGCGTGACGGTCACGACGGGCAGGAGACGCTGTTCGACGCCAGGGAGATCCGGTCGACCTTCGCCCCCTACGATCTGGTTCGCCAGATGCGGGCGAGCTTCAACGTGCTGGGACCGCTGCTAGCGCGCACCGGTCACGCCAAGGTCTCGCTGCCGGGCGGCTGCACCATCGGGGCGCGGCCGGTCGACCTGCACATCGACGCCCTGACGCGTCTGGGCGCGCTGATCGAGCTGGAGGAGGGCTATGTCTCAGCCACGGCTCCGAAAGGGCTGATCGGGGCCGAGATCGAGTTCCCGTTCGTCTCCGTCGGGGCGACCGAACACACCCTGATGGCGGCCACCCTGGCCAAGGGTACGACGGTGCTGAAGCGCGCCGCCCGCGAGCCGGAGATCGGCGACCTCGCCCGGTGCCTGGTCATGATGGGCGCGAAGATCAAGGGGATCGACACCGACACCCTGGTGATCGAAGGCGTCGGCTCTCTGAGCGGCGGCGAGTGGTCGGTGATTCCCGACCGGATCGAGATGGGGTCCTACGCCTGCGCCGCCGCCATGGCGGGGGGCGAGGTGCGGCTGACCAAGGCGCGGGCCGAGCTGATCACCTCGCTGACCGACAGGATGATCGAGGCCGGCGTGGAGATCATCCCGACCGAGGACGGGGTGATCGTGAAGCGCGACCCCTCGCAGCGTCTGAAGGCGGTGAATGTGGCGACCGAGGTCTATCCGGGCTTCCCCACCGACCTGCAGGCCCAGTTCATGACCCTGATGACGACCGCGGAGGGCGTCAGCGTCATCCACGAGAACATCTTCGAGAACCGCTTCATGCATGCGCCGGAGCTGGCGCGGCTGGGGGCCGAGATATCGGTCCACGCCGGCGAGGCTCACGTGACCGGCGTCGAAAGGCTGAAGGGCGCGCCGGTGATGGCGACCGACCTTCGGGCCTCGGTCAGCCTGGTGATCGCGGGTCTGGTCGCCGAGGGCGAGACCAATATCGGCCGGGTCTATCATCTGGATCGCGGTTTCGAGCGTTTGGAGGAGAAGCTCGGCGCATGCGGAGCCGATATCCGGCGGGTCAAGGGCCCGCCCGTCGAAGGACCGGGTGATGACCACTGAGGTTTTGGAGCAGGAAGAGCAGGAGGCGATCCGCGCGGTCGGCGGCGCGAACGAGCCCCTGCGCCTGCTGGCCGAGGACGGCGAGGATCTGGCGATCATCTCGGCGGCGCTGCAGGACGCGATCCTGAGGCCGGCGGACATCGTCTGGGAGAAGGCGGCGCGCCGCCTGACCATCCAGCTGAGCCGGTTCTGCTGGGAATGCGGCGGCACCCGCGTGCGAGCGGCGATGCAGTTCGGCGACGTGATCGCGGTCAAGAGCCGGGGCTTGCCGCGGCTGCCGGACACGCCGCTGGAGCTTCTGGCCATCCATTTCTTCGAGGGCGAGGCGCCGGGCGGCAAGGCCATCCTGATGTTCGCCGGCGGCGGGGACCTGAGGGTCGACGTCGAATGCCTTGACGCGGTGGTCACCGATCTGTCGGAGCGCTGGCCCGCCCGGGTCGCGCCGACCCATCTGGACACTTCTCCTAAGGGGGCGAAAGCTTGAGCGATCACCGGCTGGCGTCCGTCGATCTGGACGAGGCGACCCTGCCATCGGCCACGGCCGAGATCGAGCACGAGCGCCGGGTCGCGATCTTCGACCTGATCGAGAAGAACTCCTTCCAACCGGAGGGTTCGGAGGGCGGGCCGTATGGGCTGAAGCTGTCGCTGCAGGACAACCGGCTGGTCTTCGACATCACCGGCGTGGACTACACGCGGACCTATGCGCTGAGCCTGACGCCGCTGAAGAGCGTGCTGAAGGACTATCTGCTGATCTGCGACAGCTACTACGAGGCGCTGCGCGGGTCGTCGGCGAGCCAGATCGAGGCCGTGGATATGGGGCGGCGGGGCCTGCACAACGAAGGCGCCGAACAGCTGAAGGCGCGGCTGGAGGGCAAGGTCGCCATCGACCACGAGACGGCGCGGCGGCTCTTTACGCTGGTCTGCGCGCTGTATCGACGAGGCTGAACTCGACTTTCAGCGTCATCTGGTGCATTAGCGCCGACTTCTTACGGCTCGCGCTTTCGTCCGGCGCGGGCCTTGATTCGTATTCGCATGGACGCGAGAGGCCGCATGGCTAAGGAAGAACTGCTCGAGTTTCCCGGTACGGTCAGCGAACTGCTGCCGAACGCCACGTTCCGCGTGACGCTCGAGAACGATCACGAGATCATCGCCCACACCGCCGGCAAGATGCGCAAGAACCGCATCCGCGTGCTGGCCGGGGACAAGGTCCTGGTCGAGATGACCCCCTATGACCTGACCAAGGGTCGCATCACCTATCGCTTCAAGTAAGGCTTGGTGACCGCCAAGCCTGAATTGGTGCTGGCCTCGGCCAGCCCGCGCCGCATCGAACTGCTGGCGCTGATCGGGATCACCCCCGATCGCATCGATCCCGCCGACATCGACGAGACCCCGCTGAAAGACGAGACGCCGCCGCGCCTCGCCGTTCGGCTGGCCCGCGCCAAGGCCCGGACGATCGCAGACCGGTCGCCGGGCGCGGTCGTCCTGGCCGCCGACACGGTGGTGGCCGTGGGGCGTCGATTGCTGGAGAAGCCGGCCGATGCGGCGGAGGCCGAGACATTCCTGCGCCTGCTGTCCGGAAGGAATCACCGCGTCTTCACCGGGGTGGCCGTGGCCTCGGGCGAAAGCGTGCGGCATCGCGCCGTGGAAACGCGGGTCGCCTTCAAGCGCCTGTCGGACGCCGAGATCGCCGACTACGTCACAGGGGGCGACTGGAAGGGCAAGGCCGGCGGGTATGGGATCCAGGGTCCGGCGGCGGCCTTCGTCTTGAAAATCGTGGGCAGCCACCCGGCCGTGATGGGCCTCCCCTTGCCAGAGACAGTCAACCTGCTGGCGGGCGCCGGCTGGCGAAAATGAGCGAAGTCGAGGTCTTCCTGGACGACACGCCCGGCGAGGTCCGGGGCGTCGTGTCGCGGGACGGCCGGTTCGAACGCCTGATCATCCAGCGCGAGGACGATCCGCCCGAACATCGGCTGGGCGCGCGGCTGACAGGCCGGGTGATGGAGCCGGATGTGGCCTTCAGGGCGGCCTTCGTCGACCTCGGCGGGGCCGGCAAGCCCGGCTTCCTGCCTCTGGGCAAACGCGAGGCGATCCGGACCGGCGACATCATCGAGGTCGAGGTGACGGCCGAGCCGCGTGAAGCCAAGGGGCCGGTCCTGAAGCGGCTGGGGGCAGGGCAGGGCAGGCCCCGCCTGCTCGCGCCGGGACCGGATGTCGCCGCGCGGCTGCGGGCTCTCGCGCCGGGGGTGGAGCCGATCACGGGCGTCCCCGCCATCCAGTCGAGCCGGGATGCGGAAGAGGAGGCGCTGGCCGCCAGCGATTTCTTCGCGGAGTGGGCGCTGGACGTGGCGGTGCAGCGGACCCGGGCCCTGATCGCCGTCGACATAGACTATATGCATATTGCCGGCCGCGACGCGCGCAAGGGCCGGGCGACGGCGAATCGGCAGGGGCTGGTTCAGGCCGCGCGTCTCATCCGACTGAAAGGGTGGGGCGGTCTGGTGGCCGTGGACCTGGTCGGGACGGCGCTGGATCCGAGCCAGATCGCGGACATGGCCAAAACGGCATTCGCCGGCGACGACGCCAGTTTCGGGCCGCTGAGTCGGTTCGGTCTGCTGCAACTGGCCCTGCCGTGGAGGACCCGGCCGGTCGAAGAGACGCTGAACGAACCGGGCGGGAGGCGGTCGGCGACCACGCGGGCCATCGATGTCGCCCGCCATCTGAAGCACGCCCTGCTCAGCGACACGACGATTCCGCGCCTCGTCGCCCGCTGCGCGCCGGACGAAAGCGCCGGAGCCGCGCCGCTGGTCGCGCGCCTGGGACCGCGTGCCGGGCTGAAGGCGGACCCGACGCTGCAGGCCGGGCGTTTCGTGATCGAGGAGGGTTGAAGCCCATGGCGACGCAAGAGGCGATGTGCCCCGTCTGCAAGCGCAATCCGAAGGTGGAGGCCTACAAGCCCTTTTGCTCCAAGCGCTGCGCCGATGTCGACCTGCAGCGGTGGCTGGTGGGGTCCTATGTCCTGCCGGAGACGGACGAGGCGGTCCCGGACAACGATCCTGAAAACGACGACTGAACCCGCTGGACACCCCGGATCGGCTCGCCTATAGACCCGCCTCTCGCGTTTCGGCGCGGGCGCCTGGATAGCTCAGCTGGTAGAGCAATGGATTGAAAATCCATGTGTCGGTGGTTCGAACCCGCCTCCAGGCACCACTCTTTCTTTTCCCCATGAAAATCGATGTCCGACCCGGGCCCTTCGCGGTCCTCGTGCGCGGGGCGCCGGCGTGATCGGCCGGGCGTCGGCGCGAGCCGTTTCGCGTCCGCGTCGCGTCATTCCCAAACGTAAGCCTGGGCTGCCGCGTCGGTGTCGACGAGCCCGTTAACCTAACGGCGAAATGCAGCAGTGGTAAGACATTGCGGGGATTCGACCTTGGCGCTCGCTCCGGGGGCGAAAAGCACCTCAGAAGCCTTGACGCTCTGTTATCGGTTCGCCAAAGGAGCTTGACCGCTTCCTTTGCGTGAGCGGCCGAAGCCTGTCTGACACCCGTGTCATTCGGGCCTCGACCAACCCGCCGATGGGCGCCCTCGGGCAACCGGATGCGACAGAAGGCGTTCCGCCGTTGGCCACCTCGGCCGATGGCGGGACAACACCGATTTCATAAAGAGGGCGGGGCGCCCCTGACGCGCTCCGATCCTTTGGGTTCCACGAGTCAGACCAAAAAAGCAGGAACTGGCGACACATGATCAAGACCAACACCCTTCTCGCCCTGGCCGGCGCCGCCGTCCTGATGGCGGGCTCGCCGGCTCTGGCGCAAGCCCCGGCAGCCCCTGACGCGACCGCGGCCACCACCGCCGCTCCGACCGCCGCCACCCCGGCCGCTCCGGCCGCCGACACCGCCGCCCCGGCCGCTGAAACCGATCCGGAATCGGTCGGCGACGCCGTCGGCGGTTCGGGCCACGGCGACATCACGCCGATCTCCATGTTCATGGAAGCCGGCATCGTCGTTAAGATCGTCATGATCGGCCTGCTGCTGGCCTCGATCTTCTCCTGGACCCTGCTGCTCATCAAACTGCTCGAGTTCGGCGGTCTGAACCGCAAGACCGACCAGTTCCTGGAAGCCTTCCGCGGCGCCCGCACCATCGCCGACATGCGCCGCGTCGCTTCGTCGGACGAGTTCGACGGCAACCCGCTGGCCGACATGGCCGCCGCGGCCACCGAAGAAATCGAACTGTCGCGCCAGGCCGGCCTGAACGTTCACGGCGACCACGCCGACTCGGCCCTGCTGCGCGCTCAGCAAGCCGTCTCGGCCGTGCAAGCCGGCCTCGCCGCCCGTCTGTCGGGTGGCCAGACCTTCCTCGCCTCGGTCGGTTCGACCGGTCCGTTCGTCGGTCTGTTCGGCACCGTCTACGGCATCATGAACTCCTTCATCGGTATCGCCCAGTCGAACACGACCAACCTGGCCGTCGTCGCCCCGGGTATCGCTGAAGCCCTGCTCGCCACCGGTATCGGCCTGTTCGCCGCTATTCCGGCCGTTATCTTCTACAACTACTTCAACACCCGCATCTCGGCGTACGGCACCCGTTCGGACGGCTTCTCGGCTGAGCTGATCAACGCCATCTCGCGTCAACTCGACAAGGGAGCGTAAGACGGATGGCCGCCAAACTTTCAGGCGGCGGCGGCGGGAAGTACAACGTCGAGCAGAACAGCGAAATCAACGTCACGCCCTTCGTTGATATCATGCTGGTCCTCCTCATCATCTTCATGGTGGCGGCCCCGCTCGCCACCGTGTCGGTGGAGGTGAAGCTCCCCACCGCAGTCGCACCGCCCCAGGAGAATCCGCCGAAGCCGGTGTTCATCTCCATCCAGAACGACGGCGACGTGTTCATCGGTGACGGACGCAGCAGCCCCGAACAGCTTGGGGACGACCTGCGGCGCCTGATCCGGACGCGGAACCCGGAAGAAGAGCGTATCTTCATCCGCGGCGACCAGCAGACCCGCTACGGCGACTTCATGCAGGTCATGAACGCCCTGCAGGACAACGGCTTCTACTCCGTGGCCCTGGTCGGCGAAGACAATTCGCCCCAGTCGACAGGAGGCTGAGCATGACTGACGCTCCCGTTGAGTATCACCGCAGTCGCTATGACGCCCCTCGCAAGAAGGGCTTCATGGGGGTCGCGCCGCACATCTGGCTGATCGCCCTGGGCGTCGTGACCGTGCTGTTCGCGATCATGATCTTCTACCTCCAGAAGACCCGGTTCGAATTGCGCATGCAGGAGTATTCGGACGACGCCGTGGACGTCGAGATCGTCGAACCGATCCCGCCGCCTCCGCCGCCGCCTCCGCCGCCTCCGCCTCCGCCGGACACCCCGCCGCCGCCGAAGCTGCAGGTCCGTCCGCCGGTCATCAACACCCAGGCGCCTCCGCCGCCGATCACCCTGCCGATCGAGCCGACGAAGAAGGAAGACCGGGTCGAATACACGGGTCCGCCCGTCATCGTCCCCGGACCTCCGCCGCCGCCGGCCCCGCCGGCTCCGGTTCGCCCGCCTGTGATCACGAACCCGAGCTGGGCCTCTCAGCCCCGCCCGACCTACCCGGATCGCGCTCTCGAGCGTGGCCTCTCGGGCAGCGCCGATCTGAGCTGCACCGTCAATCCGAACGGCAGCGTCTCCGGATGCTCGGTCGTCTCGGAAACGCCGTCGGGCGCCGGCTTCGGTCGCGCCGCCCTGGCTGCAGCCCGCAGCGCCCGCCTGTCGCCCCGTTCGGTCGATGGCGTGGCCACCGGGGGCACGGTTCGCTTCACCGTCAGGTTCAACCTGCCGGACTGAGGATCGGCCCGAACGCGGACCAAGGAATGCGCCCCGAGGGAAACCTCGGGGCGTTTTTCGTTCGAGCTTCGCCAAGCGGGACCAGACGGGCGGAAACCAGGCCGGCAGGGGAGAGCGATGTTTTTCTTCGCCAGATCGACCAGAGGGCTCCGACTGGCCTTGATCGTCGCACGCGGCGCCGCTAGAGAACGCGGCTCGCGTCGCCCCCTTGGGGCGCTGTGCCACCTTAGCTCAGTTGGTTAGAGCGCCGGTTTGTGGAACCGGAGGTCCTCAGTTCAAGCCTGAGAGGTGGTACCATTCCTTCCCCCATGGACATCGACACCGGCCCTGCGCTTGCGGCGTGAGGGCCAGCGCGTCCGATATCAGGGCGGTCAGTCCGCGGGCGCCGTCCATGGCTGCGGCGGCAACGTCGGGCTCTAACCTCAGACGGCGCGGGGGCGTCAGGCCGCGTCGATTCCGGCGGCGCCCTGGTCCAGCGGCGAGGCGGTGACGTCGGGCCGTTGGCGAAGGGTCTCGATGGGGCCGTCCAGTTCGGAGAGGGCCGTGACAGCCGCGGCATGCCCGGCCTCGACCACGGGCTCGTAGACCTTCCAGTCGCGGATATCGGAGCCCTCGGGTTCGGGCAGGATCAGCAGATCCGCCTCGGCCCGCGAGGCCTCCAGGTCGGCGTCCGTGGTGATGGTCGCCGAACGCATCAGGACCGAGACGATCGGCGGGCCCTTCTTCCAGGCTCCTGTGGCGATCCAGCGCCACCAGGACGGCGGATTGGCGAGGGTCGCCGGATCGACGCCCCGCGTCTGGGACATGTCCACGCCGACGATGGGGCCGGAGTTCATCTGGCGCATGACCTCGGTCGGGAAATTCTTCAGCACCGCCCCGTCGACCAGGACCTGGCCGTCAATCACTACGGGCGGCATGACTCCGGGGATGGAGATGGAGGCGCGCATGGCCCGGCGCAGAAGGCCCCGGCGATGCACCTCGATCCGACCGCTCGTCAGATTTGACGAACAGGCGAAGAAGGGCAGGGGCATGTCGGCGATGTCGATCTCGCCATAGGCGTCCTGCAGCAGTCCCGCGACCTTGCCGGCGCGGGTCATGGCGATGATCGGGAAGGCGAGATCCGACAGGGGATCCGAGCGCACGAAGGCGGTGCGAATGCGGGCGTCGAGCTCCTCGTCGGTCCAGCCCAGCGCCGGGCCGGCGGCGATCACGGCCCCCATGGAGGATCCGCCCAGAAAGTCGAACCTGACGCCCGCCTCGTGCAGGGCGCGCACGGCGCCGATGTGGGCATAGGCCCTGGCCCCGCCGCCCGACAAGACCAGACCGATAGCCGTGCCGGTGACGATGCGGGCCATGCGGGAGGCGTCGGCGGCGTCGCCCTCGATGGCGTGGAACCAGCGGCCGGGATTGACCTGGTTCAGCCAGACCGATGTGTTGGCCGGGCGGCGCATGCGCCGGTCGCGCAGCAGGATCAAATCGGTGAACTGCTGCAGGCCGTGGGCTGTGCGGATGGGGATGTTGGACGGCGGGACCGTCAGGGCATCGCCGACCAGGAACAGCCGGTCGACCTGACGGGCGCAGAGGTTGGCCCAGGAGGGTTCGTCCAGTTCGGCGACGTAGAGGACGAAATCATGGGTGTCCTCCATGCGGGAGAACCACTCCGAGACCGAAGACAGGGCCGAATGGTCGATGACCTGGCAAGTCTTGCCCTGGGCTTCCACGGCGGCGGCGACGCGGTCGACGAAGGGGCGGATGGGACGGCCGCGCACGGAGATAAAGCCAAAGACGCTGGGTTCGGTCACGCCCGGGGCGCGTTCGCGGGCGCGGTGCAGCATCAGGCGCGACAGCTCGATCATGACGTCGGGCTGGGTGCGGACGGCCTCGAAGAAGACCTCGCGCGGAAGGGCGAGGATCTCGGAATCGCGGAGCGCCACGACGCTGGCGGAATGGGGCGTGCCGGCGATCAGGGCCATCTCGCCGACGGGTTCTCCCGGCTTGATGACGCCGAGGAACTGGGGCGGCTGGTCCTCGTCCTGACGGAAGACGCCGAGCCGGCCCGAGCGAACCAGATAGAGGCTGTCCGGCTCGTCCCCGGCCGAGAACAGGAGCTCGCCGCCGGTCAGGGCGAACCAGCTGGCCTTGGTGTTCTGATCCTGGAAAACCCGCGCCAGAGCCGCTTCGAGATTGTCGTGGCGGGAGTGGCTCATGCTGGGGTGGATTTAGCGACGGGACAGGGCGGGGGGCAAGGGGTGGAGACCGTCCTCTCCCCTTGCGGGAGAAGGTGGCTGAGCGAAGCGAAGTCGGATGAGGGGCTCGGCGCTGGTGGCGTA
Proteins encoded in this window:
- a CDS encoding DUF11 domain-containing protein; translated protein: MKRLIAFGCSAGLVLLAGGAAAQTADIGLAMTDGVTSVTAGGATTYTIVMTNDGPDAASGVAFVDTLPARLTFTSLVTPGGWTCTTPAVGASGQVQCSSGTVAVGTNSNFALTVGVDAAAPGGSTVSNTVAFTASDAFDPNASNNSATDIDTVIAVPPPAPVPTMTEWAMILLTGVLAISGLSMASRRRVQPAR
- the murA gene encoding UDP-N-acetylglucosamine 1-carboxyvinyltransferase; this translates as MDSITVHGNGPLHGSIPVSGAKNSAIKLMAASILTDQTLLLTNMPRLADTKFLGRLLQQFGIAVDERDGHDGQETLFDAREIRSTFAPYDLVRQMRASFNVLGPLLARTGHAKVSLPGGCTIGARPVDLHIDALTRLGALIELEEGYVSATAPKGLIGAEIEFPFVSVGATEHTLMAATLAKGTTVLKRAAREPEIGDLARCLVMMGAKIKGIDTDTLVIEGVGSLSGGEWSVIPDRIEMGSYACAAAMAGGEVRLTKARAELITSLTDRMIEAGVEIIPTEDGVIVKRDPSQRLKAVNVATEVYPGFPTDLQAQFMTLMTTAEGVSVIHENIFENRFMHAPELARLGAEISVHAGEAHVTGVERLKGAPVMATDLRASVSLVIAGLVAEGETNIGRVYHLDRGFERLEEKLGACGADIRRVKGPPVEGPGDDH
- a CDS encoding DUF2948 family protein, yielding MTTEVLEQEEQEAIRAVGGANEPLRLLAEDGEDLAIISAALQDAILRPADIVWEKAARRLTIQLSRFCWECGGTRVRAAMQFGDVIAVKSRGLPRLPDTPLELLAIHFFEGEAPGGKAILMFAGGGDLRVDVECLDAVVTDLSERWPARVAPTHLDTSPKGAKA
- a CDS encoding UPF0262 family protein, with translation MSDHRLASVDLDEATLPSATAEIEHERRVAIFDLIEKNSFQPEGSEGGPYGLKLSLQDNRLVFDITGVDYTRTYALSLTPLKSVLKDYLLICDSYYEALRGSSASQIEAVDMGRRGLHNEGAEQLKARLEGKVAIDHETARRLFTLVCALYRRG
- the infA gene encoding translation initiation factor IF-1; amino-acid sequence: MAKEELLEFPGTVSELLPNATFRVTLENDHEIIAHTAGKMRKNRIRVLAGDKVLVEMTPYDLTKGRITYRFK
- a CDS encoding Maf family protein, whose protein sequence is MTAKPELVLASASPRRIELLALIGITPDRIDPADIDETPLKDETPPRLAVRLARAKARTIADRSPGAVVLAADTVVAVGRRLLEKPADAAEAETFLRLLSGRNHRVFTGVAVASGESVRHRAVETRVAFKRLSDAEIADYVTGGDWKGKAGGYGIQGPAAAFVLKIVGSHPAVMGLPLPETVNLLAGAGWRK
- a CDS encoding RNA-binding protein; its protein translation is MSEVEVFLDDTPGEVRGVVSRDGRFERLIIQREDDPPEHRLGARLTGRVMEPDVAFRAAFVDLGGAGKPGFLPLGKREAIRTGDIIEVEVTAEPREAKGPVLKRLGAGQGRPRLLAPGPDVAARLRALAPGVEPITGVPAIQSSRDAEEEALAASDFFAEWALDVAVQRTRALIAVDIDYMHIAGRDARKGRATANRQGLVQAARLIRLKGWGGLVAVDLVGTALDPSQIADMAKTAFAGDDASFGPLSRFGLLQLALPWRTRPVEETLNEPGGRRSATTRAIDVARHLKHALLSDTTIPRLVARCAPDESAGAAPLVARLGPRAGLKADPTLQAGRFVIEEG
- the yacG gene encoding DNA gyrase inhibitor YacG, with the translated sequence MATQEAMCPVCKRNPKVEAYKPFCSKRCADVDLQRWLVGSYVLPETDEAVPDNDPENDD
- the exbB gene encoding tonB-system energizer ExbB, which translates into the protein MIKTNTLLALAGAAVLMAGSPALAQAPAAPDATAATTAAPTAATPAAPAADTAAPAAETDPESVGDAVGGSGHGDITPISMFMEAGIVVKIVMIGLLLASIFSWTLLLIKLLEFGGLNRKTDQFLEAFRGARTIADMRRVASSDEFDGNPLADMAAAATEEIELSRQAGLNVHGDHADSALLRAQQAVSAVQAGLAARLSGGQTFLASVGSTGPFVGLFGTVYGIMNSFIGIAQSNTTNLAVVAPGIAEALLATGIGLFAAIPAVIFYNYFNTRISAYGTRSDGFSAELINAISRQLDKGA
- a CDS encoding biopolymer transporter ExbD, translated to MAAKLSGGGGGKYNVEQNSEINVTPFVDIMLVLLIIFMVAAPLATVSVEVKLPTAVAPPQENPPKPVFISIQNDGDVFIGDGRSSPEQLGDDLRRLIRTRNPEEERIFIRGDQQTRYGDFMQVMNALQDNGFYSVALVGEDNSPQSTGG
- a CDS encoding TonB family protein, with product MTDAPVEYHRSRYDAPRKKGFMGVAPHIWLIALGVVTVLFAIMIFYLQKTRFELRMQEYSDDAVDVEIVEPIPPPPPPPPPPPPPPDTPPPPKLQVRPPVINTQAPPPPITLPIEPTKKEDRVEYTGPPVIVPGPPPPPAPPAPVRPPVITNPSWASQPRPTYPDRALERGLSGSADLSCTVNPNGSVSGCSVVSETPSGAGFGRAALAAARSARLSPRSVDGVATGGTVRFTVRFNLPD
- a CDS encoding patatin-like phospholipase family protein encodes the protein MSHSRHDNLEAALARVFQDQNTKASWFALTGGELLFSAGDEPDSLYLVRSGRLGVFRQDEDQPPQFLGVIKPGEPVGEMALIAGTPHSASVVALRDSEILALPREVFFEAVRTQPDVMIELSRLMLHRARERAPGVTEPSVFGFISVRGRPIRPFVDRVAAAVEAQGKTCQVIDHSALSSVSEWFSRMEDTHDFVLYVAELDEPSWANLCARQVDRLFLVGDALTVPPSNIPIRTAHGLQQFTDLILLRDRRMRRPANTSVWLNQVNPGRWFHAIEGDAADASRMARIVTGTAIGLVLSGGGARAYAHIGAVRALHEAGVRFDFLGGSSMGAVIAAGPALGWTDEELDARIRTAFVRSDPLSDLAFPIIAMTRAGKVAGLLQDAYGEIDIADMPLPFFACSSNLTSGRIEVHRRGLLRRAMRASISIPGVMPPVVIDGQVLVDGAVLKNFPTEVMRQMNSGPIVGVDMSQTRGVDPATLANPPSWWRWIATGAWKKGPPIVSVLMRSATITTDADLEASRAEADLLILPEPEGSDIRDWKVYEPVVEAGHAAAVTALSELDGPIETLRQRPDVTASPLDQGAAGIDAA